From Candidatus Amarolinea dominans, a single genomic window includes:
- the pgeF gene encoding peptidoglycan editing factor PgeF translates to MSERATTAPITSLHDIPVFQFSSLAGHAGLVYAISTRRGGVSPAPWDSLNLSHTRGDDTARVNENHRRLCAALNVPADALTNAYQVHGAQVGLIGPAQRGQRQMDTDALITATPDTPLLLRFADCTPILLYDPVHHALGLAHAGWRGTVAGISTATVRAMQAAFGSRPADLLAGIGPAIGPCCYEVGDEVVEAVQQAFSNPAALLPPGRRTRRHFDLWAANTQQLREAGVRQIESAELCTACHHDWFFSHRAAAGRCGHFGAIAMLAAR, encoded by the coding sequence ATGAGCGAGAGAGCGACGACGGCGCCAATCACCAGCCTGCACGACATCCCTGTGTTTCAATTTTCCAGCCTGGCCGGTCACGCGGGCCTGGTGTACGCCATTTCCACGCGCCGCGGCGGCGTCAGCCCCGCGCCCTGGGATTCGCTCAACCTCAGTCACACCCGCGGCGATGACACGGCGCGGGTCAACGAAAATCATCGCCGCTTGTGCGCGGCCTTGAACGTACCGGCCGACGCGCTGACCAATGCCTACCAGGTGCATGGCGCGCAGGTGGGGTTGATTGGGCCGGCGCAGCGCGGCCAGCGCCAGATGGACACCGACGCCCTCATCACCGCCACGCCTGACACACCCCTGCTCCTGCGCTTTGCCGATTGCACGCCCATCCTGCTCTACGACCCGGTGCATCATGCGCTCGGCCTGGCCCATGCCGGCTGGCGCGGCACCGTGGCCGGCATCAGCACGGCGACGGTGCGCGCCATGCAGGCCGCGTTTGGCAGCCGTCCCGCCGATCTGCTGGCGGGGATTGGCCCGGCCATCGGCCCGTGCTGTTACGAGGTGGGCGATGAGGTGGTGGAGGCTGTGCAGCAGGCGTTCAGCAACCCCGCCGCGCTCTTGCCGCCTGGCCGGCGCACCCGGCGCCACTTCGATCTGTGGGCGGCCAATACGCAGCAGTTGCGGGAAGCCGGCGTCCGCCAGATCGAAAGCGCCGAGCTGTGTACGGCATGCCACCACGATTGGTTTTTCTCGCACCGCGCCGCGGCCGGCCGTTGCGGCCACTTCGGCGCCATCGCCATGCTGGCGGCCAGATGA
- a CDS encoding nucleoside triphosphate pyrophosphohydrolase family protein, producing MNFNDYQRAALRTANIGPERARRDRLANWALGLIGEAGEIAEDMKKHLYHEHELDHAALVKELGDVLWYLAVLAQEVGVELEEVATTNIAKLLLRYPDGFSPAHSMRRVDEGREER from the coding sequence ATGAATTTCAACGACTATCAGCGGGCGGCTTTACGCACCGCCAACATCGGCCCGGAGCGCGCCCGTCGCGACCGCCTGGCGAACTGGGCCTTGGGCCTGATCGGCGAAGCCGGCGAAATCGCCGAAGACATGAAGAAGCACTTGTACCATGAGCATGAACTTGACCATGCCGCACTGGTGAAGGAACTGGGCGACGTGCTATGGTACCTGGCGGTGTTGGCCCAGGAGGTTGGCGTCGAGTTGGAAGAGGTTGCCACCACCAACATCGCCAAACTCCTCCTCCGCTACCCCGACGGCTTCTCCCCTGCGCACAGCATGCGGAGAGTGGACGAGGGGAGAGAGGAACGCTGA
- a CDS encoding ATP-binding protein, with product MSEIRFALSSGDRFNSVAFDRLVGSLVHRAPEPEHSLIIDLGSARFFDPYGMVCLVMLARSLQRHQHQVAFVLPNDSDALQFGHSMGFYDQLALYSSLRNTGRTRSAAPVRRHGLELTPILAGTDISTVVGHFLALARAELGFGVGDLVDSAKMVSELSSNVRDHSQDQGLAAAHLYRDRRGSRYISIGVADLGIGIRQSLSQRHPEAGQWTHEQAVAQALAGLSSRSVGGGLGLSSTRELVRRYQGHLALRSGDAKLQLSADRQPQALRVALFGGTQVGISFSQMADKG from the coding sequence ATGAGCGAGATTCGATTTGCGCTGAGCAGCGGCGACCGTTTCAACAGCGTCGCCTTCGACCGCCTGGTCGGCAGCTTGGTGCATCGGGCGCCAGAACCGGAGCACTCGCTGATCATTGACCTGGGCAGCGCCCGTTTTTTCGATCCCTACGGCATGGTCTGCCTGGTCATGCTTGCCCGTTCGTTGCAACGCCACCAACACCAGGTGGCGTTCGTCCTGCCTAATGACAGCGACGCGCTGCAGTTCGGTCATAGCATGGGGTTCTACGATCAGTTGGCATTGTACAGCAGCCTGCGTAATACCGGCCGCACCCGGTCAGCGGCGCCGGTGCGGAGGCACGGATTGGAACTGACCCCCATTTTGGCCGGCACCGATATTTCCACCGTCGTCGGGCATTTTCTGGCGCTGGCGCGGGCCGAGCTGGGCTTTGGTGTGGGTGACCTGGTGGACAGCGCCAAGATGGTGTCTGAGTTGAGCAGCAACGTGCGAGATCACAGCCAGGACCAGGGGCTGGCCGCGGCCCATTTGTACCGGGACCGCCGCGGCAGTCGTTATATCAGCATCGGTGTGGCCGATCTGGGCATCGGCATCCGGCAGAGCCTGAGCCAGAGGCACCCCGAAGCCGGTCAGTGGACGCATGAGCAGGCCGTCGCCCAAGCACTGGCCGGACTCTCCAGCCGATCGGTCGGCGGCGGTCTCGGCCTATCCAGTACACGTGAGTTGGTGCGGCGCTACCAGGGCCACCTCGCCCTGCGTTCGGGTGACGCCAAGCTGCAACTGAGCGCCGACAGACAGCCGCAGGCGCTGCGTGTGGCGTTGTTTGGCGGCACCCAAGTTGGCATTTCGTTCAGCCAGATGGCTGATAAAGGTTGA
- a CDS encoding radical SAM protein, translated as MRTDPISVPLVRALAESGTQTLTIAPEAGSQRLRNVINKTQGVDDLMAAVELAEAFKFPQLKLYFMIGHPTETDEDIEALVQFTLAARKRFKRRLAINATPFVPKAHTPFQWMAMADERTLKRRQAMIDKRLRPHQVAVRAESPQWAQVQAVLARGDRRLAPVLLALAAQGDLTIRSFHAALADAGLDASQFIGEFAHDRPLPWRIVESGVSDNFFDYEWRLTQKGETGSHCPPDSAGCLTCQACDPAWAFRFSDGKPAKRIGTHTSAGVLKTPIALLG; from the coding sequence ATGCGCACCGACCCGATCAGCGTCCCGCTGGTGCGCGCCCTGGCCGAGAGCGGCACGCAAACGCTGACCATTGCGCCCGAAGCTGGCAGCCAGCGCCTGCGCAACGTCATCAACAAGACGCAGGGCGTGGATGATCTGATGGCCGCAGTAGAACTGGCGGAGGCGTTCAAGTTCCCGCAGCTCAAGCTCTACTTTATGATCGGGCACCCCACCGAGACCGATGAGGACATCGAAGCCCTGGTGCAATTCACGCTCGCCGCGCGCAAGCGCTTCAAGCGCCGCCTGGCGATCAACGCGACACCCTTTGTACCCAAGGCGCACACCCCCTTCCAATGGATGGCGATGGCCGACGAGCGCACCCTCAAGCGGCGCCAGGCCATGATTGACAAACGCCTGCGCCCCCATCAAGTGGCCGTGCGCGCCGAGAGTCCACAGTGGGCGCAGGTGCAGGCGGTCCTGGCCCGCGGGGATCGCCGCCTGGCGCCGGTCCTCCTGGCCCTGGCCGCGCAAGGCGACCTGACCATTCGCAGCTTTCACGCCGCGCTGGCAGACGCAGGCCTGGACGCATCGCAGTTCATCGGCGAGTTTGCGCACGATCGGCCGCTGCCCTGGCGCATCGTCGAAAGCGGGGTCAGCGACAACTTCTTCGATTACGAATGGCGCCTGACCCAAAAGGGCGAGACCGGCAGTCACTGCCCGCCCGATTCGGCCGGCTGTTTGACCTGCCAGGCGTGCGATCCGGCCTGGGCCTTTCGCTTTAGCGACGGCAAGCCGGCGAAGCGGATCGGCACTCACACGTCCGCGGGCGTGCTGAAGACCCCCATTGCGCTGCTGGGTTAG
- a CDS encoding prepilin peptidase, with amino-acid sequence MLDLMLLFVMGLLLALAINGLADGWPRFLRPDQARPCPHCAQPVAAPPLAALHWLRQRGRCPACAGRLALRPPLVELVMAIGLPLLWLAEGWTPRLGLDSLYLAVGSLIVAIDVEHLRIPNAIVYPMILVATAASALGLGPRGATGLVGGLPNALVGGGVALAAFAVFFIAGALFAALLKAGTGPGLGMGDVKLATLVGLVTGYPGVVQALFVTLIAGALAALVVIGWQIIQHRYKPGRALPYGPFLVLGALWALLMG; translated from the coding sequence ATGCTCGATCTCATGCTCTTGTTTGTGATGGGCCTGCTGTTGGCACTTGCCATCAACGGGCTGGCCGATGGCTGGCCTCGCTTTCTGCGACCAGACCAGGCACGCCCCTGCCCGCACTGCGCCCAGCCTGTGGCCGCCCCTCCGTTGGCAGCGCTGCATTGGCTGCGCCAACGCGGACGCTGTCCCGCGTGCGCAGGGCGCCTGGCGCTGCGACCGCCGCTGGTCGAGCTGGTCATGGCGATTGGGCTGCCGCTCCTGTGGCTGGCCGAAGGCTGGACGCCGCGCCTCGGCCTGGACAGCCTTTACCTGGCGGTCGGCAGTCTGATCGTGGCCATTGATGTGGAACACCTGCGCATTCCCAATGCCATCGTCTATCCGATGATCCTGGTGGCGACCGCGGCGAGCGCGCTGGGTCTCGGCCCGCGTGGCGCCACCGGCCTGGTCGGCGGCCTACCCAACGCCCTGGTGGGAGGTGGCGTCGCCCTGGCGGCCTTCGCGGTGTTCTTCATCGCCGGCGCCCTCTTTGCGGCCCTGCTCAAGGCGGGCACCGGGCCGGGATTGGGCATGGGTGATGTCAAGCTGGCGACGCTGGTGGGTTTGGTCACGGGTTACCCCGGTGTCGTGCAGGCCCTGTTTGTCACCTTGATCGCTGGCGCCCTGGCAGCCCTGGTTGTCATCGGTTGGCAGATCATCCAACACCGCTATAAGCCGGGGCGCGCCTTGCCTTATGGCCCCTTCCTGGTCCTCGGCGCCCTCTGGGCGCTGCTGATGGGCTAA
- a CDS encoding YggT family protein, with protein MIFLRQFIVLLFGALQFAILIRVLLTWFPNLDRSNPLVQLLSSVTDPILEPARRLIPPFGGLDISPILVLFALQLLESVLLRVLS; from the coding sequence ATGATTTTCCTGCGTCAGTTCATCGTTCTGCTGTTCGGCGCGTTGCAGTTTGCCATCCTGATCCGGGTTCTGCTGACCTGGTTCCCCAACCTGGATCGGTCGAACCCACTGGTGCAATTGCTCAGTTCGGTCACCGATCCGATCCTGGAACCGGCCCGACGCCTGATTCCCCCCTTCGGCGGCCTCGACATCTCGCCCATCCTGGTCCTGTTTGCCCTGCAATTGCTCGAATCGGTCCTGCTGCGCGTCTTGTCCTGA
- a CDS encoding pyrroline-5-carboxylate reductase — protein sequence MLHETTISFIGSGVMAEAMIKGVLDQRLTSSDRILAAGPRADRGYALSERYGIHSTTSNLEAARASEIVVFSVKPQVLPKVLRELNGHIAPETLVLSIAAGTRILAISRGLGGQQAIVRAMPNTPAQLGKGITVWTSTPQVSDMQRQQADQMLGALGEAIWMEDEAYLDMATALSGTGPAYVFLFIEALIDAGVHLGFSRRVAEQLVLQTMEGSLAVARTSARHPATLRNMVTSPGGTTAEALYQLEKGGLRTIVSKAVYAAYQKSKLLGELSEK from the coding sequence ATGCTACACGAAACAACGATTTCCTTCATCGGCTCCGGCGTGATGGCCGAAGCCATGATCAAAGGGGTGCTCGATCAACGCCTGACCAGCAGCGATCGCATCCTGGCGGCCGGCCCGCGCGCCGACCGCGGCTATGCCCTCAGCGAACGCTACGGGATTCACAGCACCACCAGTAACCTGGAAGCCGCCCGCGCCAGCGAGATCGTGGTCTTCAGCGTCAAGCCGCAGGTGCTGCCCAAGGTGCTGCGTGAGTTGAACGGCCACATCGCACCGGAGACTCTCGTCTTGTCCATCGCCGCGGGGACGCGCATCCTCGCCATCAGCCGCGGGTTGGGCGGGCAGCAGGCCATCGTGCGCGCGATGCCCAACACCCCGGCCCAACTGGGCAAAGGCATCACCGTCTGGACCAGCACGCCGCAGGTCAGTGATATGCAGCGCCAGCAGGCGGATCAGATGCTGGGCGCGCTGGGTGAGGCAATCTGGATGGAGGATGAGGCTTACCTGGACATGGCGACCGCGCTCAGCGGCACCGGGCCGGCCTACGTCTTTCTCTTCATCGAGGCGTTGATTGACGCCGGGGTCCACCTGGGCTTCTCGCGACGGGTCGCGGAGCAGTTGGTGCTGCAGACCATGGAGGGTTCGCTGGCGGTGGCGCGCACCAGCGCCCGCCATCCGGCCACATTGCGCAACATGGTCACCTCACCCGGCGGCACGACAGCCGAGGCGTTGTATCAGTTGGAGAAGGGCGGCCTGCGCACGATCGTCTCGAAGGCAGTCTATGCCGCCTATCAAAAATCGAAGTTACTCGGGGAGTTGAGTGAGAAATGA
- a CDS encoding HNH endonuclease, which translates to MATHMTSLTETGPEPGMQAVPASEAISSPLATHGHNGNGNSQNHNGNHAHVATAAALIRANSSRPSIVIPNMIIKRDGRVVMFDIGRIESALTRCFQSLNRLPSVPVEELAQQVVNIIAAKHPAPTVEVVQDIVETVLQAAGEYEAAKHYILYRAEHAKLRGARPIPEDVRAAFAESDPYFPTQLQKFQFYDKYSRFNYDLGRRETWIETVDRAVAYLVELSQQRLAAETYERLRRSMLSMSTMPSMRLLAMAGPAARRNNITIYNCSYQPVESIDSFVEALIISMSGCGVGYSVEHRYVENFPRIRRQTGATALPYVVEDSAEGWADALRTGLATWFEGGDLRFDLSQLRPAGAPLRTKGGRASGPEPLRRMLEFTRGRILSRQGNFLRPLDGHDIMCAVGGAAVSGGMRRTAMISIFDLDDEEMRQSKNGDFERTNSQRWNANNSAVWPDRQLTQLEIARFMLDMIESGRGEPGIFSRRAANTLRPERRAASDFGTNPCVTGETWVAVADGRGRAQIRELAAEGKDVDVYTVKDDKLVIRTMRNPRKTGNQTPIYRVTFADGSYVRVTLNHRFVMLDGSEKTAAELKPNDALKAMTAFSYQKKGLPKVVKCDYDAPDSYRMIQFGTHRKSEHRQIYAHHTGVELNGIEYQLHHRDFDGRNNHISNLQLMTIAEHAAEHRARMLGQDNPAVRLMNDTWRKNLSDACAGAVNGNAKEISNEQLQTELIALTRKVGRALLRSEYTAYAQANNWPRMWQAYRRDYFGDDIRPTMQRLAHELGLPVMEAWEVEARRFTDLPLRQVNGHTEVQKTCEICGASFWVRFSQRERAVCSQSCSQKLHFRLHGTEERRMQLKNAHEQRKEDIRQRQG; encoded by the coding sequence ATGGCGACTCACATGACGAGTCTCACTGAAACCGGTCCGGAACCAGGGATGCAGGCTGTGCCCGCGAGCGAGGCAATCAGCAGCCCGCTCGCGACCCATGGGCATAACGGCAACGGCAACTCGCAGAACCACAACGGTAACCATGCGCACGTGGCGACGGCCGCGGCGCTGATTCGGGCTAACAGCAGCCGCCCCAGCATCGTGATCCCCAACATGATCATCAAGCGCGATGGGCGTGTGGTGATGTTTGACATCGGTCGCATCGAAAGCGCTCTCACGCGCTGCTTTCAGAGCCTGAACCGTTTGCCCAGCGTGCCGGTGGAGGAACTGGCCCAACAGGTCGTCAACATCATTGCCGCGAAGCACCCGGCGCCGACCGTCGAGGTGGTGCAGGACATCGTCGAGACGGTGTTACAGGCCGCGGGTGAGTATGAGGCAGCCAAACACTACATCCTCTACCGCGCCGAACATGCCAAATTGCGCGGCGCGCGCCCCATTCCCGAAGACGTGCGCGCGGCGTTCGCGGAGTCCGATCCCTATTTCCCGACCCAGTTGCAAAAGTTCCAGTTCTACGACAAGTATTCCCGGTTCAACTACGATCTGGGCCGGCGTGAAACCTGGATCGAGACGGTGGATCGGGCAGTCGCCTACCTTGTGGAGCTGTCACAGCAGCGCCTGGCGGCCGAGACCTATGAGCGCCTGCGCCGCAGCATGTTGAGCATGAGCACGATGCCTTCCATGCGCCTGCTGGCGATGGCCGGCCCCGCGGCACGGCGCAACAATATCACCATCTACAACTGCTCATATCAGCCGGTAGAGAGCATTGACTCCTTCGTCGAGGCGCTCATCATCTCTATGAGTGGCTGCGGCGTCGGCTATTCAGTCGAGCATCGCTATGTCGAAAACTTCCCGCGCATCCGCAGGCAGACAGGCGCCACCGCCCTGCCCTACGTGGTTGAAGATTCGGCCGAAGGCTGGGCGGATGCGCTGCGCACCGGCCTGGCCACCTGGTTCGAGGGCGGCGATCTCCGCTTCGATCTGTCGCAATTGCGGCCGGCCGGCGCACCGCTGCGCACCAAAGGCGGGCGCGCGTCCGGCCCGGAACCGCTGCGCCGCATGTTGGAGTTTACACGCGGACGCATCCTGTCACGCCAGGGCAACTTTCTGCGGCCGCTCGATGGGCACGACATCATGTGCGCGGTGGGCGGCGCGGCCGTCAGCGGCGGCATGCGGCGCACCGCGATGATCTCGATCTTCGATTTGGATGACGAGGAGATGCGCCAGAGCAAGAACGGCGACTTCGAACGCACCAACAGCCAGCGCTGGAACGCCAACAACTCGGCGGTGTGGCCGGATCGGCAACTGACACAGCTCGAAATCGCACGTTTCATGCTCGATATGATCGAGTCAGGCCGCGGCGAGCCAGGCATCTTCAGCCGCCGCGCGGCCAACACCCTGCGCCCAGAACGACGCGCCGCCAGCGATTTTGGAACCAATCCATGCGTCACCGGGGAGACGTGGGTTGCTGTGGCCGATGGACGTGGTCGAGCTCAAATTCGCGAGCTGGCGGCCGAGGGCAAAGATGTAGACGTTTACACCGTCAAGGATGACAAGCTGGTCATTCGCACCATGCGCAACCCGCGCAAGACGGGAAACCAAACACCGATCTACCGCGTAACCTTTGCCGATGGCAGCTATGTGCGCGTAACGCTCAATCACCGTTTTGTGATGCTGGATGGCTCCGAAAAAACCGCGGCCGAATTGAAGCCAAATGATGCGCTGAAGGCAATGACAGCTTTCTCCTATCAGAAAAAAGGTCTCCCCAAAGTGGTCAAATGCGACTACGATGCGCCAGATAGCTATCGGATGATCCAGTTCGGAACCCATCGCAAGTCAGAGCATCGCCAGATTTATGCGCATCACACCGGCGTGGAATTGAACGGCATCGAGTACCAGCTACATCACCGCGATTTCGACGGACGAAACAATCACATCTCGAACCTGCAATTGATGACGATAGCGGAACATGCGGCCGAGCATCGGGCACGGATGCTAGGTCAGGACAACCCTGCCGTACGCTTGATGAATGATACCTGGCGTAAAAATCTAAGCGATGCCTGCGCCGGCGCGGTCAATGGCAACGCCAAAGAGATTTCCAATGAACAACTGCAAACAGAATTGATCGCTCTCACCCGCAAGGTTGGCCGTGCGCTCTTGCGCAGCGAGTACACCGCTTATGCGCAGGCCAACAACTGGCCGCGTATGTGGCAAGCCTATCGCCGCGATTATTTTGGCGACGACATCCGGCCGACAATGCAACGCCTCGCTCACGAGCTTGGTTTGCCGGTCATGGAAGCATGGGAAGTGGAAGCGCGTCGTTTCACCGATCTGCCGCTCCGCCAGGTCAATGGGCATACAGAAGTGCAGAAGACCTGCGAAATTTGTGGTGCATCCTTTTGGGTGCGTTTCTCGCAACGCGAGCGAGCGGTTTGCAGTCAATCGTGCAGTCAGAAACTGCATTTCCGGCTGCATGGCACTGAAGAACGTCGTATGCAGTTGAAGAATGCCCATGAGCAGCGTAAAGAAGACATACGCCAGCGGCAAGGTTAG
- a CDS encoding ketopantoate reductase family protein, with the protein MKTLIIGAGAIGCLVGGRLALAGQQVTLIGRPPVVEAIQAHGLTLSSGVQTHTAVTVEAVPSLAAALAGGASFDLAILTVKAYDTATVMAELAPWRPHLPPLLTLQNGVGNEERLAGILGAGRVIAGAITTPVTVTVPGVIEVTRRGRIALAAVDPRANAFPLLSLAALFAAAGLPTRVYEDFRALKWTKLLMNQLANATCAILGWLPAQVMADPRLADLEIAAWRETLAVMATQRIRPVTLGGYPFPWLAPLIRTLPPAVIRLALGRLVGGARGGKAPSLYLDLAAGKGRTEVAYLNGAVAAASAEIGTPVNRVLTETLQALSAGQTPWEQWRDQPARLLQRVQEARR; encoded by the coding sequence CTGAAGACCTTGATTATTGGCGCCGGGGCGATTGGCTGCCTGGTGGGTGGGCGCCTGGCTCTGGCTGGGCAGCAGGTGACGTTGATCGGCCGGCCGCCGGTGGTCGAGGCCATCCAGGCGCACGGGCTGACGCTGAGCAGTGGCGTGCAAACGCACACCGCGGTGACGGTGGAGGCCGTGCCCTCCCTGGCCGCCGCGCTGGCCGGCGGCGCCAGCTTTGATCTCGCGATTCTGACGGTCAAGGCATATGACACCGCCACCGTGATGGCCGAGCTGGCGCCCTGGCGTCCGCACCTGCCACCGCTCCTGACGCTGCAAAACGGGGTTGGCAATGAGGAGCGCCTGGCGGGCATTCTCGGCGCAGGGCGGGTGATCGCGGGCGCGATCACCACGCCGGTCACGGTGACCGTGCCGGGCGTCATCGAGGTGACGCGGCGCGGACGGATCGCGCTGGCCGCAGTTGACCCGCGGGCCAACGCGTTCCCGCTGCTGTCATTGGCCGCGCTGTTTGCGGCGGCCGGGCTGCCGACCCGTGTCTATGAGGATTTTCGGGCGCTCAAGTGGACCAAGCTGCTGATGAATCAACTGGCCAACGCCACCTGCGCAATCCTGGGGTGGCTGCCAGCGCAGGTCATGGCCGATCCTCGCCTGGCTGACCTGGAGATTGCGGCCTGGCGTGAGACATTGGCCGTCATGGCGACTCAGCGCATCCGTCCCGTCACCCTGGGTGGCTATCCGTTTCCGTGGCTGGCGCCGCTCATACGAACGCTGCCGCCTGCCGTGATTCGCCTTGCCCTGGGACGCCTGGTCGGCGGCGCACGCGGGGGCAAGGCGCCGTCGCTCTATCTGGACCTGGCCGCGGGCAAAGGACGCACCGAAGTGGCCTATCTGAACGGAGCGGTGGCAGCAGCCAGCGCGGAGATCGGGACGCCGGTCAACCGGGTGCTGACAGAGACCCTGCAGGCGCTCAGCGCCGGCCAGACGCCGTGGGAGCAATGGCGCGATCAGCCCGCACGGCTGCTGCAGCGGGTGCAGGAGGCGCGGCGGTAG
- the nrdR gene encoding transcriptional repressor NrdR translates to MFCPHCKSADHRVVDTRGAGDGIRRRRECHQCGGRFTTYEQVAASLMVVKSDGRREPYDRQKLLGGIRIACAKRPIAMADMERLVGRVEERLYNLGRTEVVSNTIGEAVLQELKELDLVAYIRFATVYLQFQDLYAVRNEIDKLLPSGSLPR, encoded by the coding sequence ATGTTTTGTCCGCATTGCAAGAGCGCCGATCATCGCGTGGTAGATACGCGGGGCGCCGGTGATGGTATCCGGCGGCGGCGCGAGTGTCATCAGTGCGGGGGGCGTTTCACCACCTATGAGCAGGTGGCAGCCAGTTTGATGGTGGTCAAGAGCGACGGACGGCGCGAGCCGTATGACCGGCAGAAGCTGTTGGGCGGTATTCGCATCGCCTGCGCCAAACGCCCGATTGCCATGGCTGACATGGAGCGTCTGGTTGGGCGGGTGGAGGAGCGGTTGTACAACCTGGGACGCACCGAAGTGGTCAGCAACACCATCGGTGAAGCTGTCCTGCAGGAGTTGAAAGAGCTCGACCTGGTGGCTTACATTCGTTTTGCCACGGTTTACCTGCAGTTTCAGGACCTGTACGCGGTGCGCAACGAGATTGACAAGCTGTTGCCGTCCGGTAGCCTACCACGGTAG
- a CDS encoding YggS family pyridoxal phosphate-dependent enzyme, which translates to MIVMNREPLAENLARVRARMAAAAQRAGRDPSAVTLVAVSKTHPVEAIQAAYSLGVRDFGENRVEEALPKMAAVQAWLAQQPGAQPITWHLIGHLQGRKAAAAVGPFGLIHSVDRMKIARKLSQQSQARGLEQAILLEVNVAGEASKYGFRIEEIGPALAEIAALPHLHVAGLMTMAPLAANPDEVRPVFQRLRSLRTALAQRAPQFERSQLSMGMTDDFETAIEEGATLVRIGRAIFGERE; encoded by the coding sequence ATGATCGTCATGAACAGAGAACCGTTGGCAGAGAATCTGGCGCGGGTCAGGGCACGCATGGCAGCCGCCGCGCAGCGCGCCGGGCGCGACCCGTCCGCGGTCACGCTGGTGGCCGTGAGCAAGACCCACCCCGTGGAGGCCATTCAAGCAGCCTACAGCCTGGGCGTGCGTGATTTTGGCGAGAACCGGGTGGAAGAAGCGCTGCCGAAGATGGCGGCCGTACAGGCATGGTTGGCGCAGCAGCCCGGCGCGCAGCCGATTACCTGGCATCTGATCGGTCATCTGCAGGGCCGCAAGGCGGCGGCGGCCGTTGGCCCGTTTGGGCTGATCCACTCGGTGGATCGAATGAAAATTGCGCGCAAACTGTCACAGCAGAGCCAGGCCCGTGGTCTGGAGCAGGCCATTTTGCTCGAAGTCAATGTGGCCGGGGAGGCCAGCAAGTACGGCTTCCGTATCGAGGAGATTGGCCCGGCGCTGGCGGAGATTGCGGCGCTGCCGCATCTGCACGTCGCCGGCTTGATGACGATGGCGCCGCTGGCCGCAAACCCCGACGAGGTGCGGCCGGTTTTTCAACGCCTGCGCAGCTTACGCACCGCGCTGGCGCAACGCGCACCGCAGTTCGAGCGCAGTCAGCTCTCGATGGGCATGACCGATGACTTCGAGACCGCCATCGAAGAAGGCGCGACCCTCGTGCGCATTGGCCGCGCGATCTTCGGCGAGCGCGAGTAA